One window from the genome of Sphaerotilus microaerophilus encodes:
- the purF gene encoding amidophosphoribosyltransferase: MCGIVGVISASPVNQLIYDALLLLQHRGQDAAGIVTAMGTKFFMHKARGMVRDVFRTRNMRALPGTIGLGQVRYPTAGNAYSEEEAQPFYVNAPFGIVLVHNGNLTNAHALKEELFDIDRRHINTESDTEVLINILAHELETAARDQPLTPEEVFKAVAAVHRRVKGSYAVIALIAGYGLLAFRDPYGIRPLCVGAMGGAQGAEWMVASESVALEGTGHQLVRDVAPGEAVFIDMRGELHARQCAAHPALNPCVFEFVYLARPDSVIDGVSVYHARLNMGETLAQRVINAMPPSEIDVVIPIPESSRPSAMQLAQKLGKPYREGFVKNRYVGRTFIMPGQAVRKKSVRQKLNAIGMEFKGRNVLLVDDSIVRGTTSREIVQMAREAGARKVYMASAAPPVRFPNVYGIDMPTKEELIAHGRTMEEIRAYIGCDALIYQDVDAMKRAVAALNPALQGFEASCFDGRYITGDVSAADFDAMQAQRLAQPQDEDAAERGRLALPNASES; encoded by the coding sequence ATGTGTGGCATCGTGGGGGTGATTTCAGCGTCGCCCGTGAACCAGCTGATCTATGACGCGCTGCTGCTCTTGCAGCACCGCGGCCAGGATGCCGCCGGCATCGTCACGGCCATGGGGACGAAGTTCTTCATGCACAAGGCGCGTGGCATGGTGCGCGACGTGTTCCGCACCCGCAACATGCGTGCGCTGCCCGGCACGATCGGCCTGGGCCAGGTCCGCTACCCGACCGCCGGCAACGCCTACAGCGAGGAAGAGGCGCAGCCCTTCTACGTCAATGCCCCCTTCGGCATCGTGCTGGTGCACAACGGCAACCTCACCAACGCGCACGCGCTGAAGGAGGAGCTCTTCGACATCGACCGGCGCCACATCAACACCGAGAGCGACACCGAGGTGCTGATCAACATCCTGGCGCACGAGCTGGAAACGGCCGCACGCGACCAGCCCCTCACGCCCGAGGAGGTCTTCAAGGCGGTGGCGGCGGTGCATCGGCGGGTCAAGGGCTCCTATGCCGTGATCGCGCTGATCGCCGGCTACGGCCTGCTGGCCTTCCGCGACCCCTACGGCATCCGGCCGCTGTGCGTGGGCGCGATGGGCGGGGCCCAGGGCGCCGAGTGGATGGTGGCCAGCGAGTCGGTGGCACTCGAAGGCACCGGCCACCAGCTCGTGCGCGATGTAGCGCCGGGCGAGGCGGTCTTCATCGACATGCGCGGCGAGCTGCACGCGCGCCAGTGTGCCGCCCATCCGGCGCTGAACCCCTGTGTGTTCGAGTTCGTCTACCTGGCGCGGCCGGACTCGGTGATCGACGGCGTGTCGGTCTACCACGCCCGCCTGAACATGGGCGAGACGCTGGCGCAGCGCGTCATCAACGCCATGCCGCCGTCGGAAATCGATGTGGTGATCCCCATTCCCGAATCCAGCCGGCCCTCGGCGATGCAACTGGCGCAGAAGCTGGGCAAGCCCTACCGTGAAGGCTTCGTGAAGAACCGCTACGTTGGGCGCACCTTCATCATGCCGGGCCAGGCGGTGCGCAAGAAGAGCGTGCGTCAAAAGCTCAACGCCATCGGCATGGAGTTCAAGGGCCGCAATGTGCTGCTGGTGGATGACTCGATCGTGCGCGGCACCACCAGCCGCGAGATCGTGCAGATGGCCCGTGAAGCGGGGGCGCGCAAGGTCTACATGGCCTCGGCCGCGCCGCCAGTGCGCTTCCCGAACGTCTATGGCATCGACATGCCGACCAAGGAGGAGCTGATCGCCCACGGCCGCACGATGGAGGAGATCCGCGCCTACATCGGCTGCGACGCGCTGATCTACCAGGACGTCGACGCGATGAAGCGGGCGGTGGCTGCGCTGAACCCGGCGCTGCAGGGCTTCGAGGCCTCCTGCTTCGACGGTCGCTACATCACCGGCGACGTGTCGGCCGCGGACTTCGACGCGATGCAGGCGCAGCGCCTGGCCCAGCCCCAGGACGAGGACGCTGCCGAGCGCGGCCGCCTGGCGCTGCCGAACGCCAGTGAGTCCTGA
- the gltX gene encoding glutamate--tRNA ligase: MSTTVPSGAAARAVRTRFAPSPTGFIHLGNIRSALYPWAFARSQGGTFVLRIEDTDLERSSQAAVDVILESMQWLGLGHDEGPFYQMQRMDRYKAVLAQMLEQGLVYRCYMSTTELDALRERQMANKEKPRYDGTWRPEPGKVLPPVPEGVQPVLRFKTPQGGSVVWEDKVKGRIEISNDELDDLVIARPDGTPTYNFCVVVDDIDMAITHVIRGDDHVNNTPRQIHVFRALGHEPPVYAHLPTVLNEQGEKMSKRHGAKPVTQYRDEGFLADAVVNYLARLGWSHGDDEIFSREQLIAWFDLDHLGRSAGQFDETKLRWVNAQHMKLCDNDRLAGLVAEQFARRGLAVAADPRLAAMCALFKDRCSTTVELADWLSMYFTPVAPAEADLATHLTEAVKAALPTLRAKLAALSEWTASAIQGAIKETIAAHGLKMPQLAIPVRLLVCGRAQTPSVDAVLALFDKKIVEQRLHSAGS; the protein is encoded by the coding sequence ATGAGCACCACCGTTCCGAGCGGCGCCGCTGCGCGCGCCGTCCGCACCCGCTTCGCCCCGTCGCCGACGGGCTTCATCCACCTGGGCAACATCCGCTCGGCGCTGTACCCCTGGGCCTTCGCGCGCTCGCAGGGGGGCACCTTCGTGCTGCGCATCGAGGACACCGACCTGGAGCGCTCCTCGCAGGCGGCGGTGGATGTGATCCTGGAGAGCATGCAGTGGCTCGGCCTGGGCCACGATGAAGGGCCGTTCTACCAGATGCAGCGCATGGACCGCTACAAGGCGGTGCTGGCGCAGATGCTGGAGCAGGGCCTGGTCTACCGCTGCTACATGAGCACCACCGAGCTGGACGCCCTGCGTGAGCGCCAGATGGCCAACAAGGAGAAGCCGCGCTACGACGGCACCTGGCGCCCCGAGCCCGGCAAGGTGCTGCCGCCGGTGCCCGAGGGGGTGCAGCCGGTGCTGCGCTTCAAGACGCCGCAGGGTGGCTCGGTGGTCTGGGAGGACAAGGTCAAGGGGCGCATCGAGATCAGCAACGACGAGCTGGACGACCTGGTGATCGCCCGCCCGGATGGCACGCCAACCTACAACTTCTGCGTCGTGGTCGACGACATCGACATGGCGATCACGCACGTGATCCGTGGCGATGACCACGTCAACAACACGCCGCGGCAGATCCACGTCTTCCGCGCGCTGGGGCATGAGCCGCCGGTCTATGCCCACCTGCCGACCGTGCTGAACGAGCAGGGCGAGAAGATGAGCAAGCGCCACGGCGCCAAGCCGGTGACGCAGTATCGCGACGAGGGCTTCCTGGCCGATGCGGTGGTGAACTACCTCGCACGGCTGGGCTGGAGCCATGGCGACGACGAGATTTTCAGCCGCGAGCAGCTCATTGCCTGGTTCGACCTCGACCACCTGGGCCGCAGCGCGGGCCAGTTCGACGAGACCAAGCTGCGCTGGGTGAACGCCCAGCATATGAAGCTCTGTGACAACGATCGGCTGGCGGGCCTGGTGGCTGAGCAGTTCGCTCGGCGGGGACTCGCAGTGGCGGCCGACCCGCGCCTGGCGGCGATGTGCGCCCTGTTCAAGGACCGCTGCAGCACCACGGTCGAACTGGCCGACTGGCTGTCCATGTACTTCACCCCGGTGGCGCCGGCCGAGGCGGATCTGGCCACACACCTGACGGAGGCGGTGAAGGCGGCGCTGCCGACCCTGCGCGCCAAGCTGGCAGCCTTGTCCGAATGGACGGCATCGGCGATCCAGGGTGCGATCAAGGAGACCATCGCGGCCCATGGCCTGAAGATGCCCCAATTGGCGATCCCGGTGCGGCTGCTTGTGTGCGGCCGCGCTCAGACGCCGTCGGTGGACGCGGTGCTCGCGTTGTTCGATAAAAAAATCGTCGAGCAACGCTTGCATAGTGCAGGAAGCTAA
- a CDS encoding phosphomannomutase/phosphoglucomutase, translated as MQVQASAFKAYDIRGIVGQAIDEVFAEHLGRAFGSEAVACGERAVAVGRDGRLSGPGLVQALMRGLASTGLDVIDLGAVTTPMLYYVAATRGEQGCRSGIQVTGSHNPKDYNGFKMVLAGVAIHGEAIQRLRQRMEAEDYVSAADGGITALDVLPEYSLRVTGDCRLSRPMKIVIDSGNGIPGASAPGILRALGCEVIDLYSRVDGDFPNHHPDPSKLENLADLIKVVKATEAELGLAFDGDGDRLGLVTRDGQIIFPDRQMLLFARDILGRHPGGTIIFDVKCSQRLSAGIREAGGVPLMWKTGHSLVKAKLKETGAPIAGEMSGHIFFGERWYGFDDAMYTAGRLLEILSREADPSAVLNALPTSYSTPELNVAVPEGNQHAIVEQLIARARFPGAEIGTIDGLRGDYPDGFGLIRASNTTPVLVLRFEGHTPEALERIERDFMAALREVMPGAQVQAAAH; from the coding sequence ATGCAAGTTCAAGCGTCCGCCTTCAAGGCCTATGACATCCGCGGCATCGTCGGCCAGGCCATCGATGAGGTTTTCGCCGAGCACCTCGGCCGTGCCTTTGGCAGCGAGGCCGTGGCCTGCGGCGAGCGCGCCGTGGCCGTCGGCCGTGACGGGCGCCTCTCCGGGCCTGGCCTGGTTCAGGCCCTGATGCGCGGCCTGGCGTCCACCGGGCTGGACGTGATCGACCTGGGCGCCGTGACCACGCCGATGCTGTATTACGTCGCTGCCACGCGGGGCGAGCAGGGCTGCCGCAGCGGCATCCAGGTCACCGGCAGCCACAACCCGAAGGACTACAACGGCTTCAAGATGGTGCTGGCCGGCGTGGCCATCCATGGTGAGGCGATCCAGCGGTTGCGCCAGCGCATGGAGGCCGAAGACTATGTGAGTGCTGCGGACGGTGGCATCACGGCATTGGACGTCCTGCCGGAGTACAGCCTGCGCGTCACCGGCGATTGCAGGCTCAGCCGGCCGATGAAGATCGTGATCGATTCGGGCAATGGCATCCCGGGCGCCTCGGCGCCGGGCATCCTGCGTGCCCTGGGCTGCGAGGTGATCGACCTGTACAGCCGCGTTGATGGCGACTTCCCCAACCACCACCCCGACCCTTCCAAGCTGGAGAACCTGGCCGACCTGATCAAGGTCGTGAAGGCCACTGAGGCCGAGCTGGGCCTGGCCTTCGACGGCGACGGCGACCGCCTAGGGCTGGTGACCCGCGACGGGCAGATCATCTTCCCGGACCGGCAGATGCTCCTGTTCGCACGCGACATCCTCGGTCGGCATCCGGGCGGCACCATCATCTTCGACGTCAAGTGCTCCCAGCGCCTGTCCGCCGGCATCCGTGAAGCGGGTGGCGTGCCGCTGATGTGGAAAACGGGGCACTCGCTGGTCAAGGCCAAGCTCAAGGAAACCGGCGCGCCGATCGCTGGGGAGATGAGCGGCCACATCTTCTTCGGCGAGCGCTGGTATGGCTTTGACGATGCGATGTACACCGCGGGCCGGCTGCTGGAAATCCTCTCGCGCGAGGCCGACCCGAGCGCGGTGCTCAACGCCCTGCCGACCAGTTATTCCACCCCGGAGCTGAACGTGGCGGTGCCCGAGGGCAACCAGCACGCCATCGTTGAACAGCTGATTGCTCGGGCGCGTTTCCCGGGCGCCGAGATCGGCACGATCGATGGCCTGCGTGGCGACTATCCCGATGGCTTCGGCCTGATCCGCGCCTCCAACACCACGCCGGTGCTGGTGCTGCGTTTCGAGGGGCACACGCCCGAGGCGCTGGAGCGCATCGAGCGCGACTTCATGGCGGCGCTGCGTGAGGTGATGCCTGGTGCGCAGGTGCAGGCGGCGGCGCATTGA
- a CDS encoding 3-deoxy-D-manno-octulosonic acid transferase, whose protein sequence is MTRWREAVVLRLYGVLMQLLTPLLLLRYLWRARREPLYGRWLGERFGFGAPARPGAVWIHAVSLGETRAAEPLIQALRLTWPDVRLLLTHGTATGRETGAALLREGDVQRWLPLDLPGATRRFVRRHQPALGVLLETEVWPNLLHAAADAGVPVVLANARLSERSLAKSLRFDRLLRPAARSLSLTLAQTPEDAHRLVAAGARPVQVCGNLKFDLLPDPALLERGRRWRDALPLVQGGSRSRRVVLAAVWREGEDEWLLDAWRRWLLSLPQRDTTAWPLLLIVPRHPQRFDEVAQLVLRTGLELSRRSQWVDDLPPAGALHADVWLGDSLREMPAYYALADVALLGGSFAPLGGQNLIEAAACGCPLVMGPHTFNFAQAAELAAEQGAALRAADLAEAVAMAGQMAGDDTALAERAAACLHFSRAHQGAAMRTAAALRAVWQSRH, encoded by the coding sequence ATGACACGCTGGCGGGAAGCGGTGGTGCTGCGCCTGTACGGCGTGCTGATGCAGCTGCTGACACCGCTGCTGCTGCTGCGCTACCTCTGGCGCGCACGGCGCGAGCCACTCTACGGTCGGTGGCTGGGCGAGCGTTTCGGGTTCGGCGCGCCGGCTCGGCCTGGCGCGGTGTGGATCCATGCGGTCTCGCTGGGCGAAACCCGCGCCGCGGAGCCTCTGATCCAGGCGCTGCGGCTGACTTGGCCGGACGTGCGGCTGCTGTTGACCCACGGCACCGCCACGGGCCGGGAGACTGGCGCGGCGTTGCTGCGCGAGGGGGATGTGCAGCGCTGGCTGCCGCTGGACCTGCCAGGTGCGACGCGGCGCTTCGTGCGCCGGCACCAGCCGGCGCTCGGGGTGCTGCTGGAAACCGAGGTCTGGCCGAACCTGCTGCACGCCGCCGCCGATGCGGGCGTGCCGGTGGTGCTGGCCAATGCCCGCCTGTCCGAGCGCAGCCTGGCCAAGTCGCTGCGCTTCGACCGGCTGCTGCGGCCGGCGGCGCGCAGCCTCTCGCTCACGTTGGCGCAGACGCCCGAGGATGCCCACCGCCTGGTCGCGGCCGGCGCCCGGCCGGTGCAGGTCTGCGGCAACCTGAAGTTCGACCTGCTGCCCGACCCGGCCCTGCTGGAGCGCGGGCGGCGTTGGCGCGATGCGCTGCCCCTGGTCCAGGGTGGCAGCCGGTCCCGCCGGGTGGTGCTGGCGGCGGTGTGGCGCGAAGGCGAGGACGAGTGGCTGCTCGATGCCTGGCGGCGCTGGCTGCTGTCGCTGCCCCAGCGTGACACGACCGCCTGGCCGCTGCTGCTGATCGTGCCGCGGCACCCGCAGCGTTTCGACGAGGTGGCGCAACTGGTCCTGCGGACCGGCCTGGAGCTGTCGCGCCGCAGCCAGTGGGTGGACGACCTGCCACCCGCTGGCGCTTTGCATGCCGATGTCTGGCTGGGTGATTCGCTGCGCGAGATGCCGGCGTATTACGCGCTGGCCGACGTGGCGCTGCTGGGCGGCAGTTTTGCCCCGCTGGGCGGCCAGAACCTCATCGAGGCGGCGGCCTGCGGCTGCCCCCTGGTGATGGGGCCGCACACCTTCAACTTCGCCCAGGCGGCCGAGCTGGCGGCCGAGCAGGGCGCCGCCCTGCGCGCTGCCGACCTGGCTGAGGCGGTGGCGATGGCCGGGCAGATGGCCGGCGACGACACGGCGCTGGCCGAGCGCGCCGCTGCCTGCCTGCACTTCTCGCGGGCGCACCAGGGTGCGGCGATGCGCACGGCGGCGGCGCTGCGCGCGGTCTGGCAGTCACGCCACTGA
- a CDS encoding TolC family outer membrane protein, with the protein MKPHQSTHRPTKVALTALALAVTGLCGLAAPAQAQSLKDLFEAARGYDATFLAARAQAESAQYKAAQADALNLPSVGLQADLKRNGYDTPLGGNKSARVASLGVSATQPLYNATNGANIDKARRSLDVAAADLQAAEQDLIVRLAQAYFDVLAAQDTLATAQANKKGISEQLASAKRNFEVGTATITDTREAQAKFDLSTAQVLAAENDLRSKRVALDQLVGGSGVTPFSLKKVSPLPIAAGGGMDDWVTKVDSSPTVRKAQAGLDIAKMEVRRAEAGHRPTVDLTGSLGMANNRGSYAPSMGGEGTANTNSIGVTLKMPLYAGGAIQNQVREALKLEDKARNDLEGARRSLSQATRQAFLGVESGRSRVAALEAAESSSKLALEATQLGYKVGVRVNLDVLNAQTQLFSTQADLAKARYDLLVTSLKLRQAAGTLGAADIDPVNVLLQP; encoded by the coding sequence ATGAAGCCCCACCAATCGACCCACCGACCCACGAAGGTCGCCCTGACGGCCCTCGCCCTGGCCGTTACCGGGCTGTGCGGCTTGGCCGCGCCCGCCCAGGCGCAGAGCCTCAAGGACCTGTTCGAGGCGGCCCGCGGCTATGACGCCACCTTCCTGGCCGCACGCGCCCAGGCCGAATCCGCCCAGTACAAGGCCGCCCAGGCCGATGCCCTGAACCTGCCCTCGGTCGGCCTGCAGGCCGACCTCAAGCGCAATGGCTACGACACCCCGCTGGGCGGCAACAAGAGCGCCCGCGTGGCCTCGCTGGGCGTGAGCGCCACCCAGCCGCTCTACAACGCCACCAATGGCGCCAACATCGACAAGGCAAGGCGCAGCCTCGACGTGGCCGCTGCCGATCTCCAGGCCGCCGAGCAGGATCTGATCGTGCGCCTCGCCCAGGCCTATTTCGACGTGCTGGCGGCCCAGGACACGCTCGCCACCGCGCAGGCCAACAAGAAGGGCATCAGCGAACAGCTGGCTTCGGCCAAGCGCAACTTCGAGGTCGGCACCGCCACCATCACCGACACCCGCGAAGCGCAGGCCAAGTTCGACCTGTCCACCGCCCAGGTGCTGGCCGCCGAGAACGACCTGCGCAGCAAGCGCGTCGCGCTCGACCAGCTCGTCGGTGGCAGCGGTGTCACGCCCTTCAGCCTGAAGAAGGTGTCGCCACTGCCCATCGCGGCGGGCGGGGGGATGGACGACTGGGTGACCAAGGTCGACAGCTCCCCGACCGTACGCAAGGCCCAGGCCGGTCTGGACATCGCCAAGATGGAGGTGCGCCGTGCTGAAGCCGGGCACCGGCCCACGGTCGACCTGACTGGCAGCCTCGGCATGGCCAACAACCGGGGCTCATACGCCCCGTCGATGGGTGGCGAAGGCACCGCCAATACCAACTCGATCGGCGTGACGTTGAAGATGCCGCTGTACGCCGGTGGCGCGATCCAGAACCAGGTGCGCGAAGCCCTGAAGCTGGAAGACAAGGCCCGCAACGACCTCGAAGGCGCAAGGCGCAGCCTGTCACAGGCGACCCGCCAGGCCTTCCTGGGGGTCGAGTCCGGGCGCTCCCGCGTCGCAGCGCTGGAAGCGGCCGAGTCCTCCAGCAAGCTCGCACTGGAGGCCACGCAGCTGGGCTACAAGGTCGGTGTGCGCGTGAACCTGGACGTGCTCAATGCCCAGACCCAGCTGTTCTCGACCCAGGCCGACCTGGCCAAGGCCCGCTACGACCTGCTGGTGACCAGCCTGAAGCTGCGCCAGGCGGCAGGCACCCTGGGTGCGGCCGACATCGACCCGGTCAACGTGCTGCTGCAGCCCTGA
- a CDS encoding rhodanese-like domain-containing protein, with the protein MQRLSVQDLPAELARLATTGPAPLLLDVREPWETALARLELPHAALKCLPMREIPSRLAELDPQRPILCLCHHGMRSLQVAMFLESHGYPHAYNIEGGIDAWSRDVDPAVPRY; encoded by the coding sequence ATGCAGCGACTGTCCGTGCAGGATCTCCCGGCCGAGCTGGCGCGGCTTGCCACCACGGGGCCGGCGCCGCTGCTGCTCGACGTGCGCGAGCCCTGGGAAACGGCGCTCGCCCGCCTGGAACTGCCGCACGCAGCGCTGAAGTGCCTGCCCATGCGGGAGATCCCGTCGCGGCTGGCGGAACTCGATCCGCAGCGGCCCATCCTGTGCCTGTGTCACCACGGCATGCGCAGCCTGCAGGTCGCCATGTTCCTCGAATCGCATGGATACCCCCATGCGTATAACATCGAAGGCGGTATCGACGCTTGGTCGCGCGATGTCGATCCCGCGGTGCCGCGCTACTGA
- a CDS encoding protein-L-isoaspartate O-methyltransferase family protein, whose product MNVEQARFNMIEQQIRPWNVLDPAVLSLLGAVKREDFVPVAHRSLAFMDIEIPLADGQVMLAPRLEARLLQELALHRNEKVLEIGTGSGFMAALLAHKSQQVLSYEIRPALAAMARENLRHAMVMNAEVRQGDGIAGDAGRGPWDAIVLSGSVAQVPQALLDQLKVGGRLVAVVGSEPMMLAQRITRTGERDFRTEVLFDTVAPRLDGFGEPSTFSF is encoded by the coding sequence ATGAACGTCGAACAGGCCCGCTTCAACATGATCGAGCAGCAGATCCGCCCGTGGAACGTGCTGGATCCCGCCGTGCTGTCTCTGCTGGGCGCCGTCAAGCGCGAGGACTTCGTGCCGGTGGCCCACCGCTCGCTGGCCTTCATGGACATCGAGATCCCGCTGGCCGATGGCCAGGTGATGCTCGCCCCGCGCCTGGAGGCCCGCCTGCTGCAGGAACTGGCCCTGCACCGCAACGAGAAGGTGCTGGAGATCGGCACCGGTTCGGGCTTCATGGCCGCGCTGCTGGCGCACAAGTCCCAGCAGGTGCTGAGCTACGAGATCCGCCCGGCCCTGGCCGCGATGGCGCGCGAGAACCTGCGCCACGCCATGGTGATGAACGCCGAGGTGCGCCAGGGTGACGGTATTGCGGGCGATGCCGGCCGCGGCCCGTGGGACGCCATCGTCCTGTCCGGCTCGGTGGCCCAGGTGCCGCAGGCCCTGCTCGACCAGCTCAAGGTGGGCGGCCGTCTGGTCGCCGTCGTCGGCAGCGAACCGATGATGCTGGCCCAGCGCATCACCCGCACGGGCGAACGCGACTTCCGCACCGAGGTGCTGTTCGACACCGTCGCGCCGCGCCTGGATGGCTTCGGCGAGCCCTCCACCTTTTCCTTCTGA